In Pseudomonas oryzicola, one DNA window encodes the following:
- a CDS encoding antimicrobial resistance protein Mig-14, protein MLNRIQAFRERGWQAIDAKAYAEAWARFGGSVATHPRVVEQLADLAQIPVRYLGWYQAGELKAAIPAWGHHLALSKDVLKRAGKKALFDLGNAEIILPAAADAAAPLRHAARYLSELNQGRFSGLKVQKEQLAMARAPEDLSKKFRYNQRRELRLLEEAGGVVRPISDFSAQEVAGMYCDLFQRRWGFPATGAERMADVLERLRELLIGSVLLLEGKPIAIQLVYRVEAPEWISVEYINGGVDPETKAFSPGSVLSFLNTQAAWEDARARNKPLRFSFGRADREYKDRWCNPVPVYQA, encoded by the coding sequence ATGCTCAACCGAATCCAGGCTTTCCGCGAGCGCGGTTGGCAAGCCATCGACGCCAAGGCCTATGCCGAGGCGTGGGCCCGCTTTGGCGGCAGTGTCGCCACCCACCCGCGGGTGGTCGAGCAACTGGCCGACCTGGCGCAGATCCCGGTGCGTTACCTCGGTTGGTACCAGGCCGGCGAGCTGAAGGCAGCCATACCCGCCTGGGGGCACCACCTGGCGCTGTCCAAGGATGTGCTCAAGCGTGCTGGCAAGAAAGCCCTGTTCGACTTGGGCAATGCCGAGATCATCCTGCCGGCGGCGGCCGATGCCGCTGCACCGTTGCGCCATGCAGCGCGCTACCTGTCCGAACTGAACCAGGGCCGTTTCAGCGGCCTGAAGGTGCAGAAGGAACAGCTGGCCATGGCTCGCGCCCCTGAAGACCTGTCGAAGAAGTTCCGCTACAACCAGCGCCGCGAGCTACGCCTGCTGGAAGAGGCGGGCGGCGTGGTGCGCCCGATCAGCGACTTCAGCGCGCAGGAAGTTGCTGGCATGTACTGCGACCTTTTCCAGCGCCGCTGGGGCTTCCCGGCCACCGGTGCCGAGCGCATGGCCGATGTGCTGGAGCGCCTGCGCGAGCTGCTGATCGGCTCGGTGCTGCTGCTGGAAGGCAAGCCGATAGCCATCCAGCTGGTGTACCGTGTCGAAGCGCCGGAGTGGATCAGCGTGGAGTACATCAATGGTGGCGTCGACCCGGAAACCAAGGCCTTCAGCCCTGGCAGCGTACTGAGCTTCCTCAATACCCAGGCCGCCTGGGAGGACGCCCGTGCGCGCAACAAGCCGCTGCGGTTCTCGTTCGGCCGTGCCGACCGTGAGTACAAGGACCGCTGGTGCAACCCCGTGCCGGTGTATCAGGCGTGA
- a CDS encoding glycosyltransferase, giving the protein MTSRSEPRILQFCHGYDGPFLDCARQYASLFQGRGYQVTTVFLTGAADPQVAAGCASDEVVFLEFSSKAVRGLKLGAIRALRRIAAERNFAFCIAHRFKPIYVALLGTGLPVIGVHHAFGDYQRKGRRLFASLFSKRLSLLGVSDAVRDDMRRCLPQWPAERIQTLYNRIDIDALQAALVSRAEARQALGLDAQAWIVGNVGRLHPDKDQTTLLRGFAEALPGLPAGARLAILGKGRLEARLKALAAELGIAGHVDFLGQVPDARRYFQAFDVFALSSDHEPFGMVLLEAMVAGVPVLATACGGAREVVEGVGVLFPLGDAGQLAQGLKHLAVLDAAQRQACAEHMLQRLRERFSDQAVREAFWQLPQVRSLVGKA; this is encoded by the coding sequence ATGACCAGCCGCTCTGAACCGCGCATCCTGCAGTTCTGCCATGGTTATGACGGGCCGTTCCTGGACTGCGCCCGTCAGTACGCCAGCCTGTTCCAGGGGCGTGGCTACCAGGTGACCACGGTGTTCCTCACCGGCGCTGCCGACCCGCAAGTGGCGGCCGGCTGTGCGTCGGACGAGGTAGTGTTCCTCGAGTTCAGCTCCAAGGCCGTGCGCGGCCTGAAGCTCGGCGCCATCCGCGCGTTGCGGCGGATTGCGGCCGAGCGCAATTTCGCCTTCTGCATTGCCCATCGTTTCAAGCCGATCTATGTGGCGCTGTTGGGTACCGGCCTGCCGGTGATCGGTGTGCATCATGCCTTTGGTGACTATCAGCGCAAGGGTCGTCGGCTGTTCGCCAGCCTGTTCAGCAAGCGCCTCAGCTTGCTCGGGGTATCGGACGCAGTGCGTGATGATATGCGCCGCTGTCTGCCGCAGTGGCCGGCAGAGCGTATCCAGACCCTGTACAACCGCATTGATATCGACGCTCTGCAAGCGGCCCTGGTGTCGCGCGCCGAGGCTCGCCAGGCCCTGGGCCTGGATGCGCAGGCGTGGATTGTCGGCAATGTCGGACGCCTGCACCCGGACAAGGACCAGACCACCCTGTTGCGTGGCTTTGCCGAAGCGCTGCCGGGGCTGCCGGCCGGTGCACGCCTGGCGATCCTCGGCAAGGGCCGCCTGGAAGCCAGGCTCAAGGCGCTGGCCGCCGAACTGGGCATTGCCGGGCACGTGGACTTCCTTGGCCAGGTACCGGACGCGCGCCGCTATTTCCAGGCCTTCGACGTGTTCGCCCTGAGCTCCGACCATGAGCCGTTCGGCATGGTCCTGCTCGAAGCGATGGTCGCCGGTGTTCCGGTGCTGGCCACGGCCTGTGGCGGTGCGCGCGAGGTGGTCGAAGGGGTTGGTGTGCTGTTCCCGCTGGGCGATGCCGGGCAACTGGCCCAAGGCCTGAAGCACCTGGCTGTGCTCGATGCGGCGCAGCGCCAGGCCTGTGCCGAACACATGCTGCAGCGCCTGCGTGAGCGTTTCTCCGACCAGGCGGTGCGCGAGGCCTTCTGGCAACTGCCGCAGGTTCGCTCACTGGTAGGGAAGGCCTGA
- the putA gene encoding trifunctional transcriptional regulator/proline dehydrogenase/L-glutamate gamma-semialdehyde dehydrogenase, translating to MATTTLGVKLDDPTRERLKAAAQSIDRTPHWLIKQAIFNYLEKLEGGATLTELNGHASNLADDAGEIQPDHSHQCFLEFAESILPQSVLRSAITAAYRRPEQEVVPMLLEQARLSVPLAEATNKMAAGLAEKLRNQKSAGGRAGIVQGLLQEFSLSSQEGVALMCLAEALLRIPDKGTRDALIRDKISTGNWQPHLGNSPSLFVNAATWGLLLTGKLVSTHNESGLTASLTRIIGKSGEPMIRKGVDMAMRLMGEQFVTGETIAEALANASRFESKGFRYSYDMLGEAALTEHDAQKYLASYEQAIHSIGKASHGRGIYEGPGISIKLSALHPRYSRAQYERVMEELYPRLLSLTLLAKQYDIGLNIDAEEADRLELSLDLLERLCFEPSLAGWNGIGFVIQAYQKRCPYVIDYVIDLAKRSRHRLMIRLVKGAYWDSEIKRAQVEGLEGYPVYTRKVYTDVSYVACARKLLAVPEAIYPQFATHNAHTLSAIYHIAGQNYYPGQYEFQCLHGMGEPLYEQVVGKISEGKLNRPCRVYAPVGTHETLLAYLVRRLLENGANTSFVNRIADHSISIQELVADPVASIERMGTQEGSIGLPHPRIPLPRELYGSERANSAGIDMANEHRLASLSCAMLATAHNDWKAAPLLACAASESAAVAVLNPADHRDVVGHVQEATVADVDNAIQCALNAAPIWQATPPAERAAILERTADLMEAEIQPLMGLLIREAGKTFANAIAEVREAVDFLRYYAVQARNDFSNDAHRPLGPVVCISPWNFPLAIFTGQVAAALAAGNPVLAKPAEQTPLIAAQAVRLLLEAGIPQGVLQLLPGRGETVGAGLVGDERVKGVMFTGSTEVARLLQRNVAGRLDNQGRPIPLIAETGGQNAMIVDSSALTEQVVIDVVSSAFDSAGQRCSALRVLCLQEDSADRVIEMLKGAMAESRLGSPDRLAVDIGPVIDAEAKAGIEKHIQGMREKGRPVYQVAIADAAEIKRGTFVMPTLIELESFDELKREIFGPVLHVVRYNRRNLDQLIEQINNSGYGLTLGVHTRIDETIAKVVETANAGNMYVNRNIVGAVVGVQPFGGEGLSGTGPKAGGPLYLYRLLSTRPADAIGRHFQQQDGEGKPDRTLHEQLIKPLHGLKAWAESNQHADLAVLCNQFASQSQSGIARLLPGPTGERNSYTILPREHVLCLADNEADLLAQFAAVLAVGSSAVWVDGEPGKGLRARLPKELQAKIKLVADWNKDEVAFDAVIHHGDSDQLRGVCQQVAKRAGAIVGVHGLSSGDHQIALERLVIERAVSVNTAAAGGNASLMTIG from the coding sequence ATGGCGACGACCACCCTTGGGGTCAAACTCGATGACCCGACCCGTGAGCGACTCAAGGCAGCTGCGCAGTCCATTGACCGCACGCCGCACTGGTTGATCAAGCAAGCGATCTTCAACTACCTGGAGAAGCTCGAGGGTGGTGCCACCCTGACCGAACTCAACGGTCACGCCAGCAACCTGGCCGACGACGCTGGAGAAATCCAGCCCGACCACAGCCACCAGTGCTTCCTCGAATTCGCCGAGAGCATCCTGCCGCAGTCGGTGCTGCGCTCGGCGATTACCGCCGCCTATCGCCGCCCCGAACAGGAAGTGGTGCCGATGCTGCTGGAACAGGCACGCCTGAGCGTCCCACTGGCCGAGGCGACCAACAAGATGGCCGCAGGCCTTGCGGAAAAACTGCGTAACCAGAAGAGCGCCGGTGGCCGCGCCGGTATCGTCCAGGGCCTGCTGCAGGAGTTCTCGCTGTCGTCCCAGGAAGGCGTGGCGCTGATGTGCCTGGCCGAAGCCCTGCTGCGCATCCCCGACAAGGGCACCCGTGATGCGCTGATCCGCGACAAGATCAGCACCGGCAACTGGCAGCCACACCTGGGCAACAGCCCGTCGCTGTTCGTCAATGCCGCCACCTGGGGGCTGCTGCTGACCGGCAAGCTGGTGTCCACCCACAACGAATCCGGCCTCACTGCCTCGCTCACCCGTATTATTGGCAAGAGCGGCGAGCCGATGATCCGCAAGGGCGTCGACATGGCCATGCGCCTGATGGGCGAGCAGTTCGTCACTGGCGAAACCATCGCCGAAGCCCTGGCCAACGCCAGCCGCTTCGAGTCCAAGGGCTTCCGCTATTCCTACGACATGCTCGGCGAAGCCGCACTGACCGAGCATGACGCACAGAAGTACCTGGCGTCCTACGAGCAGGCCATCCATTCGATCGGCAAGGCCTCCCACGGCCGTGGCATCTATGAAGGCCCGGGCATCTCGATCAAGCTGTCGGCCCTGCACCCGCGCTACAGCCGCGCCCAGTACGAGCGCGTGATGGAAGAGCTGTACCCGCGCCTGCTGTCGCTGACCCTGCTGGCCAAGCAGTATGACATCGGCCTGAACATCGACGCCGAGGAAGCCGACCGCCTGGAGCTGTCGCTCGACCTGCTCGAGCGCCTGTGCTTCGAGCCTTCGCTGGCCGGCTGGAACGGTATCGGCTTCGTCATCCAGGCCTACCAGAAGCGCTGCCCTTACGTGATCGACTATGTCATCGACCTGGCCAAGCGCAGCCGTCACCGCCTGATGATCCGCCTGGTGAAGGGCGCCTACTGGGACAGCGAGATCAAGCGCGCCCAGGTCGAAGGCCTGGAAGGCTACCCGGTCTATACCCGCAAGGTGTACACCGACGTGTCCTACGTGGCCTGCGCCCGCAAGCTGCTGGCGGTGCCAGAAGCCATTTACCCGCAGTTCGCCACCCACAACGCCCACACCCTGTCGGCCATCTACCATATTGCCGGCCAGAACTACTACCCGGGCCAGTACGAGTTCCAGTGCCTTCACGGCATGGGCGAGCCGTTGTACGAGCAGGTGGTCGGCAAGATTTCCGAAGGCAAGCTGAACCGCCCGTGCCGCGTCTATGCACCGGTCGGCACCCACGAAACGCTGCTGGCCTACCTGGTGCGTCGCCTGCTGGAGAACGGCGCCAACACTTCGTTCGTCAACCGCATCGCCGACCATTCGATCTCCATCCAGGAACTGGTCGCCGACCCGGTCGCCAGCATCGAGCGCATGGGCACCCAGGAAGGCAGCATCGGCCTGCCGCACCCGCGCATCCCGCTGCCGCGTGAGCTGTATGGCAGCGAGCGGGCCAACTCGGCCGGCATCGACATGGCCAACGAACACCGCCTGGCGTCGCTGTCCTGCGCCATGCTGGCCACTGCCCACAACGACTGGAAAGCCGCCCCGCTGCTGGCCTGCGCCGCCAGCGAGAGCGCTGCCGTCGCCGTGCTGAACCCGGCGGACCACCGCGACGTGGTCGGCCATGTGCAGGAAGCCACTGTCGCCGACGTCGACAACGCCATCCAGTGCGCATTGAATGCCGCACCGATCTGGCAGGCCACCCCACCGGCCGAACGTGCTGCCATCCTGGAACGCACCGCCGACCTGATGGAAGCCGAGATCCAGCCGCTGATGGGCCTGCTCATCCGCGAAGCCGGCAAGACCTTCGCCAACGCCATCGCCGAAGTGCGTGAAGCCGTGGACTTCCTGCGCTACTACGCGGTGCAGGCACGCAACGACTTCAGCAACGACGCCCACCGCCCGTTGGGCCCGGTGGTGTGCATCAGCCCGTGGAACTTCCCGCTGGCGATCTTCACCGGCCAGGTGGCCGCGGCCCTGGCCGCCGGTAACCCGGTGCTGGCCAAGCCGGCCGAGCAAACCCCGCTGATCGCCGCCCAGGCCGTGCGTCTGCTGCTGGAGGCCGGCATTCCGCAAGGCGTGCTGCAACTGCTGCCAGGCCGTGGCGAAACCGTCGGTGCCGGCCTGGTCGGTGACGAGCGCGTCAAGGGCGTGATGTTTACCGGCTCCACCGAAGTCGCCCGCCTGCTCCAGCGCAACGTCGCCGGCCGTCTGGACAACCAGGGCCGCCCGATCCCGCTGATCGCCGAAACCGGTGGCCAGAACGCGATGATCGTCGACTCCTCGGCGCTGACCGAGCAGGTGGTGATCGACGTGGTGTCCTCGGCCTTCGACAGCGCCGGCCAGCGTTGCTCGGCACTGCGCGTGCTGTGCCTGCAGGAAGACTCCGCCGACCGCGTGATCGAAATGCTCAAGGGCGCCATGGCCGAAAGCCGCCTGGGTAGCCCGGACCGCCTGGCCGTGGACATCGGCCCGGTGATCGACGCCGAAGCCAAGGCCGGCATCGAGAAGCACATCCAGGGCATGCGTGAGAAAGGCCGCCCGGTCTACCAGGTGGCGATTGCCGATGCCGCCGAGATCAAGCGCGGTACCTTCGTCATGCCGACCCTGATCGAACTGGAAAGCTTCGACGAACTGAAGCGTGAGATCTTCGGCCCGGTGCTGCACGTGGTGCGCTACAACCGCCGCAATCTCGACCAGCTGATCGAGCAGATCAACAACTCCGGTTACGGCCTGACCCTCGGCGTGCACACGCGCATCGACGAGACCATTGCCAAGGTGGTGGAAACCGCCAATGCCGGCAACATGTACGTCAACCGCAACATCGTTGGTGCAGTGGTCGGTGTGCAACCGTTCGGTGGTGAAGGCCTGTCCGGCACCGGCCCGAAAGCCGGCGGCCCGCTGTACCTGTACCGCCTGCTGTCGACCCGCCCGGCCGACGCGATTGGCCGCCACTTCCAGCAGCAGGACGGCGAAGGCAAGCCAGACCGCACCCTGCACGAGCAACTGATCAAGCCGTTGCACGGCCTGAAAGCCTGGGCCGAGAGCAACCAGCATGCCGACCTGGCCGTGCTGTGCAACCAGTTTGCCAGCCAGTCGCAGAGCGGCATCGCCCGCCTGCTGCCAGGCCCGACCGGCGAGCGCAACAGCTACACCATCCTGCCGCGTGAGCACGTGCTGTGCCTGGCTGACAACGAAGCCGACCTGCTGGCGCAGTTCGCCGCAGTGCTGGCTGTGGGTAGCTCGGCGGTGTGGGTAGACGGTGAACCTGGCAAGGGCCTGCGCGCTCGCCTGCCGAAAGAGCTGCAGGCCAAGATCAAGCTGGTAGCGGACTGGAACAAGGACGAAGTGGCGTTCGACGCCGTGATCCACCATGGCGACTCGGACCAGCTGCGCGGCGTGTGCCAGCAGGTGGCCAAGCGTGCCGGGGCAATCGTCGGTGTACACGGGCTGTCCAGCGGGGATCATCAGATTGCGCTGGAGCGCCTGGTGATCGAGCGGGCGGTGAGTGTGAACACTGCGGCGGCGGGTGGTAACGCCAGCCTGATGACCATTGGCTGA
- the putP gene encoding sodium/proline symporter PutP — MGNPLTITFVIYIAAMVLIGFAAYRSTKNLSDYILGGRSLGSVVTALSAGASDMSGWLLMGLPGAIYFAGLSEAWIAIGLTVGAYLNWLFVAGRLRVQTEHNGDALTLPDYFSSRFEDHSGLLRIISAIVILVFFTIYCASGIVAGARLFESTFGMPYETALWAGAAATIAYTFIGGFLAVSWTDTVQASLMIFALILTPVIVLISTGGFDQTFAAVEAVNPAHFDMLKGATFIGVISLMGWGLGYFGQPHILARFMAADSVKSIANARRISMTWMILCLAGTCAVGFFGIAYFSAHPELAGPVTENHERVFIELAKILFNPWVAGVLLSAILAAVMSTLSCQLLVCSSALTEDFYKAFLRKNASQVELVWVGRLMVLAVALIAIALAANPENRVLGLVAYAWAGFGAAFGPVVLISVLWKGMTRNGALAGIVVGALTVILWKNFDTLGLYEIIPGFLFASIAIIVVSKLGNPSKAMVQRFETADAAYHADK, encoded by the coding sequence ATGGGCAACCCACTAACGATCACGTTCGTGATCTACATCGCGGCAATGGTGCTGATCGGCTTCGCGGCCTATCGCTCCACCAAGAACCTCTCCGACTACATCCTCGGCGGACGCAGCCTGGGCAGCGTGGTTACCGCGCTTTCTGCCGGTGCGTCAGACATGAGCGGCTGGCTGCTGATGGGCCTGCCGGGCGCCATCTACTTCGCCGGTTTGTCCGAAGCCTGGATTGCCATCGGCCTGACCGTCGGCGCCTACCTGAACTGGCTGTTCGTCGCTGGCCGCCTGCGCGTGCAGACCGAGCACAACGGCGATGCACTGACCCTGCCGGACTACTTCTCCAGCCGTTTCGAAGACCATAGCGGCCTGCTGCGGATCATTTCGGCCATCGTGATCCTGGTGTTCTTCACCATCTATTGCGCTTCCGGCATCGTTGCCGGTGCCCGTCTGTTCGAGAGCACCTTCGGCATGCCGTACGAAACCGCCCTGTGGGCCGGCGCGGCGGCAACCATCGCCTACACCTTCATTGGTGGGTTCCTGGCAGTGAGCTGGACCGATACCGTGCAGGCATCGCTGATGATCTTCGCGCTTATCCTCACCCCGGTGATCGTGCTGATCTCCACCGGCGGTTTCGACCAGACCTTTGCCGCCGTCGAGGCGGTCAACCCGGCGCACTTCGACATGCTCAAGGGTGCAACCTTCATCGGCGTCATCTCGCTGATGGGCTGGGGCCTGGGCTATTTCGGCCAGCCGCACATCCTGGCGCGTTTCATGGCTGCCGACTCGGTGAAGTCGATCGCCAACGCCCGTCGTATCTCCATGACCTGGATGATCCTGTGCCTGGCTGGTACCTGTGCCGTGGGCTTCTTCGGTATCGCCTACTTCTCGGCTCATCCCGAGCTGGCCGGCCCGGTTACCGAGAACCACGAGCGTGTGTTCATCGAGCTGGCCAAGATCCTGTTCAACCCGTGGGTCGCCGGTGTACTGCTGTCGGCCATCCTGGCCGCCGTCATGAGCACCCTGAGCTGCCAGCTGCTGGTGTGCTCCAGCGCCCTGACCGAGGACTTCTACAAGGCCTTCCTGCGCAAGAATGCTTCGCAGGTCGAGCTGGTGTGGGTCGGTCGCCTGATGGTGCTGGCCGTGGCCCTGATCGCCATCGCCCTGGCCGCCAACCCGGAAAACCGTGTGCTGGGCCTGGTGGCTTATGCCTGGGCCGGTTTCGGTGCTGCATTCGGCCCGGTGGTGCTGATTTCGGTGCTGTGGAAAGGCATGACCCGTAACGGCGCGCTGGCCGGTATCGTGGTCGGTGCGCTGACCGTGATCCTGTGGAAGAACTTCGACACCCTCGGGTTGTACGAAATCATCCCGGGCTTCCTGTTCGCCAGCATCGCCATCATCGTGGTGAGCAAGCTGGGCAACCCGTCGAAAGCGATGGTACAGCGCTTCGAAACGGCTGATGCGGCGTATCACGCTGACAAGTAA
- a CDS encoding carbamoyltransferase family protein produces MALTILGLSGALSHDPSAALYIDGKLVAAAEEERFVRDKHAKNRMPYESAKFCLEQAGIKPSDVDVVAIPFAPISLFGKARWHYAKRYWYAPDRALDAILMGNRRYKRYRKKIVWCLEQLGFDPKKVKIEPVEHHLAHASSAYHCSGFKEKTAILGIDGKGEYATTFFGYGENGKIHKIKEFFDPDSLGGLYGAITEFLGFEMLDGEFKVMGMAPYGDASKYDFSRLASFENGELVINTEYANVIGLRRYKEKGKGFYFSPKLIEWLGPKREGDIADEPYIHYAASMQALFEKIALQMIDHYLGDTLRETGKLAFAGGCALNVKLNQKIIARSDVKELFVQPASGDAGTAVGAAAYVSHARGVPVEKMEHVYLGPSYSNEDVIAACARHPNAPKWRKLDDMPQRIARIMVDGNPVAWFQGRMEFGPRALGGRSIIGCPSVPGVADRINEQIKFRERWRPFCPSMLDTVAPQMIKVDHPAPFMTFTFEVAEEWKNRVPEVVHEDGTSRAQVLKRGYNPRYYDMMKALEDLTGNGVSLNTSLNRRGEPMICSPTDALNMFFGSDLQYLIMEDILVVKDGAAPYDQPL; encoded by the coding sequence TTGGCATTGACGATTCTTGGCCTGTCCGGCGCCCTTAGCCATGACCCTTCCGCGGCCCTGTACATCGACGGCAAGCTGGTTGCCGCCGCCGAAGAAGAGCGCTTCGTGCGTGACAAGCATGCGAAGAACCGCATGCCCTACGAGTCGGCGAAGTTCTGCCTGGAGCAGGCTGGCATCAAGCCATCTGACGTCGATGTAGTTGCCATCCCGTTCGCCCCGATCAGCCTGTTTGGCAAGGCACGCTGGCACTACGCCAAGCGTTACTGGTACGCCCCGGACCGCGCCCTCGACGCCATCCTGATGGGCAACCGTCGCTACAAGCGTTACCGCAAGAAGATCGTCTGGTGCCTGGAGCAACTGGGTTTCGACCCGAAAAAGGTCAAGATCGAGCCGGTCGAGCACCACCTGGCCCACGCCTCCAGCGCTTACCACTGCTCGGGCTTCAAGGAGAAGACCGCGATCCTCGGCATCGACGGTAAAGGTGAGTACGCCACCACCTTCTTTGGCTACGGCGAAAACGGCAAGATTCACAAGATCAAGGAATTCTTCGATCCGGACTCGCTGGGTGGCTTGTACGGTGCAATCACCGAGTTCCTCGGCTTCGAGATGCTCGACGGCGAGTTCAAGGTCATGGGCATGGCGCCGTATGGCGATGCCAGCAAGTACGACTTCTCGCGCCTGGCCAGCTTCGAAAACGGCGAACTGGTGATCAATACCGAATACGCCAACGTGATCGGCCTGCGCCGCTATAAAGAGAAGGGCAAGGGCTTCTACTTCTCGCCGAAGCTGATCGAATGGCTGGGGCCCAAGCGCGAAGGCGACATCGCCGACGAGCCTTATATCCATTACGCGGCCAGCATGCAGGCACTGTTCGAAAAGATCGCCCTGCAGATGATCGACCATTACCTGGGCGATACCCTGCGTGAAACCGGCAAGCTGGCCTTTGCTGGCGGCTGTGCGTTGAATGTAAAGCTCAACCAGAAAATCATTGCCCGTTCCGATGTGAAGGAACTCTTCGTGCAACCGGCTTCTGGGGACGCCGGTACCGCCGTGGGCGCTGCCGCCTACGTTTCCCACGCCCGTGGCGTGCCGGTCGAGAAGATGGAACACGTCTACCTCGGCCCGTCGTACTCCAACGAAGATGTGATCGCCGCCTGCGCCCGTCACCCGAACGCGCCGAAGTGGCGCAAGCTTGACGACATGCCGCAGCGCATCGCCCGGATCATGGTCGATGGCAACCCGGTGGCCTGGTTCCAGGGCCGCATGGAGTTCGGTCCGCGTGCCCTGGGTGGCCGTTCGATCATCGGTTGCCCGAGCGTGCCGGGCGTGGCCGACCGCATCAACGAGCAGATCAAGTTCCGCGAGCGCTGGAGACCTTTCTGCCCATCGATGCTCGACACCGTCGCCCCGCAGATGATCAAGGTCGATCACCCCGCACCGTTCATGACCTTCACCTTCGAAGTGGCTGAAGAGTGGAAAAACCGCGTGCCGGAAGTCGTCCACGAGGATGGCACGTCGCGGGCCCAGGTGCTCAAGCGCGGGTACAACCCGCGCTACTACGACATGATGAAGGCGTTGGAGGACCTCACCGGCAACGGCGTGTCGCTCAACACCTCGCTGAACCGCCGCGGTGAACCGATGATCTGCTCGCCGACCGACGCCTTGAACATGTTCTTCGGCTCGGACCTGCAGTACCTGATCATGGAAGACATCCTGGTTGTGAAGGACGGCGCGGCCCCGTATGACCAGCCGCTCTGA
- a CDS encoding 23S rRNA (adenine(2030)-N(6))-methyltransferase RlmJ, translating to MNYRHAFHAGNHADVLKHIVLTRLIALMSRKEQPFAYIDTHAGLGLYDLQGDQATRTGEYLEGVARLWNRDDLPAMAADYLRIIKRLNADGELRYYPGSPELARRLMRQQDRALLNEKHPEDGPLLKENMKKDPRVVVHLGEGWHVPRALLPVQEKRAIMLIDPPFEQADELKRCTTAMKEAISRMRQTVAAIWYPIKDQRSLTRFYQDLTSTGAPKLLRVELYVHHQDSPQGLNGSGLAIANPPWGLEEELRELLPWLAKELAQTAGSFRMDWLIAE from the coding sequence ATGAATTATCGTCACGCCTTCCACGCCGGCAACCACGCCGACGTCCTCAAGCACATCGTGCTGACCCGCCTCATCGCCCTGATGTCGCGCAAGGAGCAGCCGTTCGCCTACATCGACACCCACGCAGGGCTCGGCCTGTACGACCTGCAAGGTGACCAGGCAACCCGCACCGGCGAATACCTGGAAGGGGTGGCCCGCCTGTGGAACCGCGATGACCTGCCGGCCATGGCTGCTGACTACCTGCGTATCATCAAGCGCCTGAATGCTGATGGCGAGCTGCGCTATTACCCCGGTTCGCCCGAGCTGGCCCGCCGCCTGATGCGCCAGCAGGACCGCGCCCTGCTCAACGAGAAGCACCCCGAAGACGGGCCGCTGCTCAAGGAAAACATGAAGAAGGACCCGCGCGTGGTCGTGCACCTGGGCGAAGGTTGGCATGTGCCGCGCGCCCTGCTGCCGGTGCAGGAAAAGCGCGCGATCATGCTGATCGACCCGCCGTTCGAGCAGGCTGATGAATTGAAGCGCTGCACCACGGCGATGAAAGAAGCGATCAGCCGCATGCGCCAGACGGTCGCGGCCATCTGGTATCCGATCAAGGATCAGCGTTCGCTGACCCGTTTCTACCAGGACCTGACCAGCACCGGCGCACCGAAGCTGCTGCGGGTCGAGCTGTACGTGCACCACCAGGACAGCCCGCAGGGCCTCAATGGTTCTGGCCTGGCCATCGCCAACCCGCCGTGGGGGCTGGAGGAAGAACTCCGCGAGCTGCTGCCATGGCTGGCCAAGGAGCTGGCGCAGACCGCCGGTAGCTTCCGTATGGACTGGCTGATCGCCGAATAA